The nucleotide sequence GTACACTCCGGGTCAGAGCATCAAGGACATTCCAGATCCGGTTACAGACAGCATGAGCCTGTACATGGGTGCAAGAAAGTGGCTTCGTAAAAACGAACAGGGCAAGACTTCCAATTATGGCGCGTTCGGTTGGTATGCAGCCAAGTTGACTCCTGCAGGTGAAAACGGTGGCGTGAACTATCAGTGGATCCACGGCACTATGGGCTGGGGTAAAGATGGTTCCAAGCCAATTGAAATCACTCGTATGAAGATGATCAACTTCTTCAGCAACCCGGGTTCCCATGGTTGCACCCGCTTGGAAAATCAGGCGGTGGCATACATGAGACACCTTTTGGGTCCAGGCACTGACATCTATCGTGTGTATGCTCGTGAAGCGTCCCGTGAGGCGGCTCCATTCTCCAGATACCGTGATTCTCAGCGCCCTCTTCCTTGGGAATGGATGCTGTTGACGAACGGTGCCGCTCAGTCCGGTGGTTTGACTGCAGATGCTGCTACGATCAGAGCTCAGGGCATCAGTGCGGTTGCGGGTGTGAATCTGATTGAACGTGGTATTTATCAGGTGAACCGTTATCCGACAGTGATGCCATTGAACTATAGCAAATCTGCGGCTTCCGGTTTGTCTGGTGATCGTTACGACATCGACAAAAAGTTGAAGAAGGGCCAAGGCACAAACTTCCGTGGTTACTTCCTGGTTGATGAGGGTCGTTTCGTCAGCTACTCCCACCCGAACTACAACGCAACAGGTGGTGCGGTTCGTGTAGGTGGTATGGCGGACTTCACGAACTCTGTTCCGGATTACCTGCAAGCGGGCGCGGGCAACTACTACCCACCAGCTGTTATCAAATAAATTTCACCAGGCATGGTTGAATGGAAAAGGCCGAAGGAAACTTCGGCCTTTTTTATTTGGCCCAATGCGCCTTTGAAATAATCTGTCTTGAAAATTGGAATGCCTCAGTAAGAATAATGGGATGCTAAGAAAAACATCTCTTTCTATTGTGTGTCTTTCCGCAGTTCTTTCCTCTGGTGCTTATTCCGCGACTTTGCAAGAGGCTTATCAGTCCGCTTTGCAGAAGAACGAAACAGTCGGAATCCAGAATGAACAAGTTCAACAAATTCGTGAACGAGTGAAGCAGGTGCGCGGGGGCATGTTCCCGCAGATTTCTGCAAACGCCACTTACTTCATGCAGCCGGCACCGTCAGACCCGGTGGCTCGTCAGTTCTTCCCTGAGCGGCAGACCACGGTGGCTTTGACGGCGAATCAGGTTTTATTCCGGGGTTTGCGAGAATTCGCAGCGGTTCGTCAGCAAAAAGACC is from Bdellovibrio bacteriovorus str. Tiberius and encodes:
- a CDS encoding L,D-transpeptidase translates to MKASLVGVAAAVLMSVLAGSPVSAQVADASAQVVSKSQLIVGKRYYISADTLNVRSSNSTTANNVVGKLSKNDLVEVYDVLNEATPLVQIKIIKSSTVSPYISSDFFVSKDYLSERELTLPTSRYFVVQNIATEKTRIYERCTATPNCAHKMVMETDMVVGRPEEGDGQDDNAYKTWVGHARISEWVKFYQDGKAFYPRWYTPGQSIKDIPDPVTDSMSLYMGARKWLRKNEQGKTSNYGAFGWYAAKLTPAGENGGVNYQWIHGTMGWGKDGSKPIEITRMKMINFFSNPGSHGCTRLENQAVAYMRHLLGPGTDIYRVYAREASREAAPFSRYRDSQRPLPWEWMLLTNGAAQSGGLTADAATIRAQGISAVAGVNLIERGIYQVNRYPTVMPLNYSKSAASGLSGDRYDIDKKLKKGQGTNFRGYFLVDEGRFVSYSHPNYNATGGAVRVGGMADFTNSVPDYLQAGAGNYYPPAVIK